One window of the Synechococcus sp. CC9311 genome contains the following:
- a CDS encoding NAD(P)H-quinone oxidoreductase subunit M yields the protein MADTLLKSTTRHVRLFTARVNEGRLVPDPNQLTLDLDPDNEFLWNDSCIQTVQQRFRELVEAHAGQPLNDYNLRRIGSELEGSIRQLLQAGQLSYNPDCRVLNYSMGLPRTPELL from the coding sequence ATGGCCGACACCCTGCTGAAGAGCACCACTCGCCACGTGCGTCTATTCACAGCTCGAGTGAATGAAGGGCGGCTCGTTCCAGACCCCAATCAGCTCACTCTCGACCTGGATCCAGACAACGAATTCCTATGGAATGACAGCTGCATCCAGACAGTTCAACAACGCTTCCGTGAGCTGGTTGAAGCCCATGCAGGCCAGCCTCTGAACGATTACAACCTTCGCCGAATCGGCTCAGAACTTGAGGGAAGCATTCGCCAGCTCCTACAGGCAGGTCAGCTGAGCTACAACCCTGATTGCAGGGTTCTGAATTACTCCATGGGCCTGCCCCGCACACCTGAACTGCTGTGA
- a CDS encoding DUF3172 domain-containing protein has product MSRSPYDRPRGGNPRRPDERRGGRYSPPPPGNNEGGDGGGRFNTTRIAVLAGVLVVGIGIGSALTSTTQGDQGNIASSEQLDLAVPDPEFCKQWGASAFVMDIEMYTTMNPSSSFVTQPTLQPGCVIRRENWAVLRKEGAITAAQERQCKQRMNTFAYIGSVRDKPAVRCVYQTDITQNKFLTKGIADDTVGLTPEADQF; this is encoded by the coding sequence GTGAGCCGCTCCCCCTATGACCGTCCACGGGGCGGAAATCCACGTCGTCCTGACGAGCGCAGAGGAGGTCGGTACAGCCCTCCGCCACCTGGCAACAACGAGGGTGGGGATGGAGGCGGTCGTTTCAACACGACCAGAATTGCTGTCCTCGCCGGAGTTCTGGTGGTGGGAATCGGAATCGGCAGTGCTCTCACGAGCACCACGCAGGGAGATCAAGGCAACATCGCAAGCAGTGAGCAACTTGATTTAGCGGTACCAGACCCCGAGTTTTGCAAGCAGTGGGGTGCCAGCGCCTTTGTGATGGACATTGAGATGTATACGACCATGAACCCATCCAGCAGCTTCGTGACGCAACCCACCCTTCAACCAGGCTGCGTCATTCGCCGAGAAAACTGGGCCGTCTTACGTAAGGAAGGAGCGATCACCGCCGCTCAGGAACGGCAATGCAAACAAAGAATGAACACCTTCGCTTACATCGGATCAGTGAGAGACAAACCTGCTGTTCGCTGTGTTTACCAAACAGATATCACTCAAAACAAATTTCTAACCAAAGGGATCGCTGACGACACTGTTGGTCTCACCCCAGAAGCTGATCAGTTCTAA
- a CDS encoding LysR family transcriptional regulator: MADLPFTLDQLRILRAIVSEGSFKKAADSLYVTQPAVSLQIQNLEKQLEVSLFDRGGRKAQLTEAGHLLLSYCDRILSQCHEACRALDDLHNLKGGSLVVGASQTTGTYLMPRMIGLFRQKFPDVAVQLHVHSTRRTGWSVANGQIDLAIIGGELPAELNELLQVVPYASDELALVLPVKHPLARLPELSKEDLYRLGFVCLDAQSTTRKMVDKLLARSGLDVQRLRIEMELNSLEAIKNAVQSGLGAAFLPVVSIERELTAGSLHKPSVAGLQVKRQLRLITHPARYCSRAAEAFRCDVLPVFASADSPLRQPRTAAVGPEPMPTVFDAS; encoded by the coding sequence ATGGCCGATCTGCCTTTCACACTGGATCAGCTGCGTATTCTCCGCGCCATCGTCAGTGAAGGCAGCTTTAAAAAAGCTGCAGACAGTCTTTACGTCACGCAGCCAGCGGTCAGTTTGCAGATCCAGAACCTAGAGAAGCAGCTCGAGGTGTCTTTGTTTGACCGCGGCGGCCGCAAGGCTCAGCTCACCGAAGCCGGTCACTTGCTGCTGAGCTATTGCGACCGAATTCTGAGTCAATGCCATGAGGCGTGTCGTGCTCTAGATGACTTGCACAACTTGAAGGGAGGCTCTCTCGTCGTGGGTGCCAGCCAAACCACGGGGACCTACTTAATGCCCCGAATGATTGGTCTCTTTCGGCAAAAATTTCCAGACGTGGCAGTGCAGCTGCATGTTCACAGCACAAGACGAACGGGATGGAGCGTGGCGAATGGTCAGATCGATTTGGCGATCATTGGCGGTGAGTTACCTGCCGAGTTGAATGAGTTGCTTCAGGTGGTCCCTTACGCAAGTGATGAATTGGCGTTGGTGCTTCCGGTGAAGCATCCCCTGGCTCGCCTGCCAGAGCTCAGCAAGGAGGATCTGTATCGATTGGGATTTGTTTGTTTAGATGCCCAGTCCACCACTAGGAAAATGGTGGACAAGCTCCTGGCTCGTTCTGGTTTGGATGTGCAGAGATTGAGGATTGAGATGGAGCTCAATTCTCTTGAGGCCATCAAAAATGCTGTGCAATCCGGCTTGGGTGCCGCGTTCCTTCCGGTGGTCTCGATTGAGAGGGAGCTCACGGCAGGCAGCTTGCACAAGCCATCGGTCGCGGGTCTGCAGGTGAAGCGCCAGTTAAGGCTGATTACCCATCCAGCGCGCTACTGCTCACGGGCGGCCGAAGCATTTCGGTGTGATGTTTTGCCTGTGTTTGCTAGTGCCGATAGTCCTTTGCGTCAGCCAAGGACTGCGGCCGTAGGGCCAGAACCCATGCCCACAGTTTTTGACGCCTCTTAG
- a CDS encoding NnrU family protein, with translation MHHSSLVMLLLLLVFAVIHSGGAALRTRAEAKIGARAWRVLFAALSIPSAVVVIGYFLAHRYDGLRLWNLQGVQGLIPVIWVLTAISFLFLYPATYNLLEIPAVLKPQVRLYATGIIRISRHPQAVGQVLWCFSHALWIGSSFMVVTCIGLIGHHLFAVWHGDRRLKARFGDDFVKLKQSTSVLPFAAVLDGRQTLIWSELLRPAQLGIAIAVGVFWWAHRFISLGGIAFLHSRLEGLLS, from the coding sequence ATGCATCACTCCAGCTTGGTGATGCTGTTGCTGCTCTTGGTCTTCGCTGTCATTCACAGCGGTGGGGCTGCCCTTCGCACTCGCGCTGAAGCCAAAATCGGTGCCAGGGCCTGGCGAGTGCTGTTTGCCGCCCTGAGTATTCCCTCCGCAGTTGTGGTGATCGGCTACTTCCTTGCCCATCGGTATGACGGCCTAAGGCTCTGGAATCTTCAAGGTGTGCAGGGATTGATACCCGTGATTTGGGTGCTGACAGCCATCAGTTTTCTATTCCTCTATCCAGCCACCTACAACCTGCTTGAAATTCCTGCTGTCCTGAAGCCGCAAGTGCGGCTCTACGCCACAGGAATCATTCGAATTAGCCGTCATCCTCAAGCCGTTGGTCAGGTTCTCTGGTGCTTTAGCCATGCCCTTTGGATCGGAAGCAGCTTCATGGTCGTGACCTGCATTGGCCTGATCGGACATCACCTTTTCGCTGTATGGCATGGAGACCGACGTTTAAAGGCTCGGTTTGGTGATGACTTCGTGAAGCTGAAACAAAGCACATCCGTACTGCCTTTCGCCGCTGTCCTTGATGGACGCCAGACCCTGATTTGGAGCGAGTTGCTGCGGCCAGCACAACTTGGCATCGCGATCGCGGTAGGGGTTTTTTGGTGGGCTCATCGCTTCATCTCATTGGGAGGGATCGCGTTCCTTCACTCACGTCTTGAAGGGCTTTTGAGCTGA
- a CDS encoding NAD(P)H-quinone oxidoreductase subunit 5 has product MPSAADSAWLIPVLPLVGALITGLGLISFNRTINRLKKPVALLLISCIGAAAVISYAVLFEQLSGAPPVEHLFIWASAGDFSLPMGYIVDPLAAVMLALVTTVALLVMIYSHGYMAHDKGYVRFFTYLAIFSSSMLGLVVSPNLLEIYVFWELVGMASYLLVGFWYDREGAAHAAQKAFVVNRVGDFGLLLGILGLYWATGSFGFQGIADGLSAAVSSGVVPGWAALALCLFVFMGPMAKSAQFPLHVWLPDAMEGPTPISALIHAATMVAAGVFLVARLEPLYAQFPAVGTFIAVIGTITCFLGASIALTQMDLKKGLAYSTVSQLGYMMLAMGCGAPVAGMFHLVTHAFFKAMLFLGSGSVIHAMEDVVGHEPVLAQDMRLMGGLRKKMPITAITFLIGCVAISGIPPLAGFWSKDEILGQAFNSYPLLWAVGFATAGMTAFYMFRLYFLTFEGEFRGNDSALQQELMAAAGKKAEEGHDHHSAGSVHESPWSMTLPLAVLAVPSALIGLLGTPWNSRFAGLLNPEEAAEMAEHFSWGEFLPLAGASVAISVTGLTVAVLAYALRRIDLGVLVAARFPTINAFLANKWYLDAINEKLFVRSSRKLAREVLEVDAKVVDGVVNLTGLLTLGSGEGLKYFETGRAQFYALIVFGGVIALVVLFGVLG; this is encoded by the coding sequence ATGCCTTCGGCTGCCGATTCCGCCTGGCTGATCCCAGTGCTCCCTCTTGTTGGGGCATTGATCACTGGGCTTGGTCTGATTAGCTTCAATCGCACCATCAACCGGCTCAAAAAACCGGTGGCCTTGTTGCTGATCAGCTGCATTGGCGCTGCAGCGGTCATCAGTTATGCCGTTCTGTTCGAGCAGTTGAGTGGAGCTCCCCCCGTTGAGCATCTATTCATCTGGGCGAGTGCGGGTGACTTCAGCCTTCCGATGGGGTACATCGTCGACCCACTTGCAGCTGTGATGCTCGCCTTGGTTACCACGGTGGCGCTGCTGGTGATGATTTATTCCCACGGCTATATGGCCCACGACAAGGGCTATGTGCGCTTCTTTACTTATTTGGCGATCTTCAGCAGCTCCATGTTGGGGCTCGTGGTCAGTCCCAACCTTCTGGAAATTTATGTGTTCTGGGAGCTGGTGGGGATGGCCTCCTACCTTTTGGTTGGCTTCTGGTACGACCGTGAAGGCGCCGCTCACGCCGCCCAAAAAGCGTTTGTCGTGAATCGTGTTGGTGATTTCGGACTCCTGCTCGGGATCCTCGGGCTCTATTGGGCCACGGGAAGCTTCGGATTCCAAGGCATTGCCGATGGGTTATCAGCAGCAGTTAGCAGTGGCGTAGTGCCGGGATGGGCAGCTCTGGCTCTCTGCCTCTTCGTTTTTATGGGGCCAATGGCCAAGTCAGCCCAATTCCCCCTTCACGTTTGGCTGCCTGACGCCATGGAGGGACCTACACCAATCTCTGCCTTGATCCACGCGGCCACCATGGTCGCGGCAGGTGTTTTCCTTGTGGCCAGGTTGGAACCTCTTTACGCCCAGTTCCCTGCTGTGGGCACGTTCATCGCGGTGATTGGAACGATCACCTGCTTCCTGGGAGCCTCGATCGCTCTAACCCAGATGGATCTCAAAAAAGGACTTGCCTACAGCACTGTGTCGCAGTTGGGATACATGATGCTGGCCATGGGCTGCGGCGCGCCCGTTGCGGGCATGTTCCACCTCGTGACCCATGCCTTCTTCAAGGCAATGTTGTTCCTTGGCTCGGGATCTGTGATCCATGCCATGGAAGATGTGGTGGGTCACGAACCTGTCCTCGCCCAAGACATGCGACTGATGGGTGGACTTCGCAAAAAGATGCCGATTACAGCCATCACTTTTTTGATCGGTTGTGTGGCCATTAGCGGCATCCCACCCCTGGCAGGCTTCTGGAGCAAAGATGAAATCCTCGGCCAAGCCTTCAACAGTTACCCCCTGCTCTGGGCTGTTGGCTTTGCCACTGCAGGTATGACCGCCTTTTATATGTTCCGCCTCTACTTCCTGACCTTCGAGGGTGAGTTCCGAGGCAATGATTCAGCTCTACAACAAGAGCTCATGGCGGCCGCAGGAAAGAAAGCTGAGGAGGGTCACGACCACCACTCCGCAGGAAGTGTTCACGAGTCGCCCTGGTCCATGACCCTTCCGCTAGCGGTTTTAGCTGTGCCCTCAGCGCTAATCGGCTTGCTCGGAACACCCTGGAACAGTCGCTTTGCTGGGCTGCTGAACCCTGAAGAAGCAGCAGAAATGGCCGAACACTTCAGCTGGGGAGAATTCCTTCCGCTCGCAGGAGCCTCCGTTGCGATTTCCGTCACTGGTCTCACGGTTGCCGTCCTCGCCTACGCCCTCCGCCGGATCGACCTCGGCGTTCTGGTTGCAGCTCGCTTCCCAACCATCAATGCCTTCCTGGCAAACAAATGGTATTTGGATGCGATTAACGAGAAGTTGTTTGTACGCAGCAGCCGAAAGCTGGCCCGTGAGGTGCTCGAAGTGGATGCAAAGGTTGTGGATGGCGTGGTGAATCTCACCGGACTGCTCACCCTTGGCAGCGGGGAAGGCCTCAAATACTTTGAAACCGGCAGAGCCCAGTTCTATGCACTCATCGTGTTCGGCGGAGTGATTGCCTTAGTGGTCCTCTTCGGTGTCCTGGGCTAA
- a CDS encoding NAD(P)H-quinone oxidoreductase subunit 4: MLEFAVSAPFDPAFDISSSIVPATFPWLSLSILFPIVGAFIVPFVPDDGDGKQVRWFALGIALTTFLITAAAYLTGYDPSYSGLQLSERVSWLPNLGLTWAVGADGLSMPLILLTSFITALAVLAAWPVTFKPKLFFFLILAMDGGQIAVFAVQDMLLFFLAWELELLPVYLLLAIWGGKKRQYAATKFILYTAGSSLFILLAALAMGFFGGGVPNFEYSVLAQKGFSTGFELLCYAGLLIAFGVKLPIVPLHTWLPDAHGEATAPVHMLLAGILLKMGGYALMRFNAEILPVAHAQFAPLLVVLGVVNIIYAALTSFAQRNLKRKIAYSSISHMGFVLIGIGSFSELGTSGAMLQMISHGLIGASLFFLVGATYDRTHTLQLDEMGGIGQKMRIMFALWTVCCLASLALPGMSGFVSELMVFAGFATDEAYTLSFRIVIDGLAAIGVILTPIYLLSMLREIFFGKENSELVSHSNLVDSEPREVYIIGCLLVPIIGIGLYPKLMTDSYSNTISALVRRDVDAMERITRPTAPLIRSTSLVPAVFSAPKLTQASQPVS, encoded by the coding sequence GTGCTCGAATTTGCCGTTAGTGCACCCTTTGATCCGGCATTCGACATCTCAAGCAGTATCGTTCCGGCCACTTTCCCGTGGCTGAGCCTTTCGATCCTGTTTCCCATCGTTGGGGCCTTCATCGTTCCGTTCGTGCCAGACGATGGTGATGGCAAACAGGTGCGCTGGTTTGCACTCGGCATTGCTCTCACCACCTTCCTGATTACAGCTGCGGCTTATCTCACGGGATATGACCCCAGTTACAGCGGACTCCAGCTCTCGGAACGGGTGAGCTGGCTGCCCAATCTCGGGCTCACATGGGCTGTCGGGGCCGATGGCCTCTCGATGCCCCTGATCCTGCTCACGAGCTTCATCACAGCCTTAGCGGTCCTGGCCGCCTGGCCTGTGACCTTCAAGCCCAAGCTGTTCTTCTTCTTGATCCTGGCGATGGATGGCGGCCAAATTGCCGTCTTCGCCGTCCAAGACATGCTTCTGTTCTTCCTCGCCTGGGAATTAGAGCTGCTTCCGGTTTACCTCTTGCTTGCCATCTGGGGAGGGAAAAAACGTCAATACGCAGCTACAAAGTTCATTCTCTATACAGCTGGCAGCTCTCTTTTCATCCTCTTGGCTGCCCTCGCCATGGGCTTTTTTGGCGGTGGAGTGCCCAATTTCGAATACAGCGTTCTGGCACAAAAGGGATTCAGTACTGGATTTGAACTGCTCTGTTACGCGGGGTTGTTGATTGCATTCGGGGTGAAATTACCGATCGTTCCACTCCACACCTGGCTTCCTGATGCCCATGGGGAGGCCACAGCACCTGTGCACATGTTGCTCGCGGGAATTTTGCTCAAAATGGGTGGCTACGCGTTGATGCGCTTTAACGCCGAAATTTTGCCTGTAGCGCATGCCCAATTCGCGCCCCTACTGGTGGTGCTGGGTGTCGTGAACATCATTTATGCAGCGCTCACATCTTTCGCTCAACGCAATCTCAAACGCAAGATCGCGTACAGCTCCATCAGCCATATGGGCTTCGTACTGATCGGTATTGGCAGCTTCAGCGAGCTAGGAACGAGTGGCGCCATGCTGCAAATGATCAGTCACGGACTGATCGGAGCCAGTCTGTTCTTCCTTGTGGGTGCCACGTACGACCGGACCCACACCCTTCAGCTGGATGAGATGGGTGGTATTGGCCAAAAAATGCGCATCATGTTTGCCCTATGGACTGTTTGCTGCCTCGCCTCCCTTGCCCTGCCTGGCATGAGCGGATTTGTGAGCGAACTCATGGTCTTTGCAGGCTTTGCCACCGATGAGGCCTACACCCTCAGCTTCCGAATCGTGATTGATGGTCTCGCAGCCATTGGCGTGATCCTCACACCGATCTATTTGCTGTCGATGTTGAGAGAGATCTTCTTCGGAAAAGAAAACAGCGAACTGGTGTCTCACTCCAATCTTGTGGATTCAGAGCCCAGGGAGGTCTACATCATTGGTTGCCTGCTGGTTCCAATCATCGGCATTGGGCTCTATCCAAAGCTGATGACTGACAGCTACAGCAACACGATCTCAGCTCTTGTGAGGCGTGATGTTGATGCGATGGAAAGGATCACAAGACCAACAGCCCCTTTAATTCGCAGCACTTCCCTTGTGCCAGCGGTGTTCTCAGCACCAAAACTGACGCAGGCCAGCCAGCCAGTCTCGTAA
- a CDS encoding lipopolysaccharide assembly protein LapA domain-containing protein encodes MRQINFTLIFIFGLGTVFFTLENTNPTTVNVLPWMHFTLPLAALLLLSGGIGAVAAWLFASWSGMLNTVERLGKATEFEAQQVRIQELETDLDRYRSTVQTQLGLLPSGTSESASTSTTNPTVDIDSKS; translated from the coding sequence ATGCGTCAGATCAATTTCACGCTGATTTTCATCTTTGGACTCGGCACGGTGTTTTTCACGTTGGAAAACACCAACCCCACCACGGTGAATGTGTTGCCGTGGATGCACTTCACCTTGCCTCTGGCCGCTCTTCTGCTCCTATCAGGGGGTATCGGTGCTGTCGCAGCCTGGCTTTTTGCAAGCTGGAGCGGAATGCTCAACACGGTGGAGCGATTGGGCAAAGCCACTGAATTCGAAGCCCAGCAGGTTCGCATTCAAGAATTGGAAACCGACCTCGATCGCTACCGCTCAACAGTGCAAACCCAGCTAGGGCTGCTGCCCTCAGGCACTAGTGAATCGGCCTCAACCTCAACGACGAATCCCACTGTCGACATCGATTCAAAGTCTTAA
- a CDS encoding segregation/condensation protein A, translated as MRLFLSDAGLTSKADAGARLAIRLLQDAAQSGTLDPWDVDVISVVDGFLDQLRQRIEVPRRVAAQLGQQGGSYERDLAESSEAFLAASVLVGLKAEVLEASTLPPEPMMEEAFDPDFMEQGWLDPRFNLPRHPERHLLRRPVAPPPLRRPVTLGELIEQLETIAEQLETDELDMRRRQRQKRFSNREAIAQVAALAHREKLPETTAALGVFLKEWEQALHWVDFEFLVRRWAEAAEPDLDTDRVGVFWALLFLSSQSQVELEQVGSLHAPIRLKRLLVAGEITQLPINSLEVPDITPTLPAIAA; from the coding sequence ATGAGGTTGTTTTTGTCTGATGCCGGCCTGACCTCAAAAGCTGATGCCGGCGCCCGTCTTGCGATTCGTCTGCTCCAAGATGCTGCCCAAAGTGGCACTCTCGATCCTTGGGACGTCGATGTCATTTCAGTGGTAGACGGTTTTTTAGATCAACTCAGACAACGCATTGAAGTCCCCCGACGGGTTGCTGCTCAGCTGGGCCAACAGGGAGGAAGCTACGAACGCGATCTAGCCGAGAGCAGCGAAGCGTTTCTCGCTGCATCAGTGTTGGTGGGGCTCAAAGCGGAGGTGCTTGAAGCCAGCACCCTCCCTCCAGAACCAATGATGGAAGAGGCTTTTGACCCTGACTTCATGGAACAGGGTTGGCTGGATCCCCGCTTCAATTTGCCGCGCCATCCTGAACGTCACCTTTTAAGGCGCCCTGTTGCTCCTCCTCCTTTGAGGCGGCCCGTCACGCTTGGGGAATTGATCGAACAGCTGGAGACCATTGCTGAGCAATTAGAGACCGACGAACTAGACATGCGCCGGCGTCAGCGTCAGAAGCGCTTCAGCAATCGTGAGGCAATCGCTCAAGTAGCTGCATTGGCCCACCGGGAAAAACTGCCAGAAACCACTGCCGCGTTAGGGGTGTTCTTAAAAGAGTGGGAACAGGCCTTGCACTGGGTTGATTTCGAGTTTCTGGTTAGGCGTTGGGCAGAGGCAGCTGAGCCTGACCTAGACACAGACCGCGTTGGGGTGTTCTGGGCTCTTTTATTCCTGTCCTCTCAGAGTCAGGTCGAGCTGGAACAAGTTGGCTCGCTGCACGCACCCATTCGTTTAAAGCGTTTGCTCGTTGCCGGCGAAATCACTCAGCTACCGATCAACAGTCTGGAAGTGCCAGATATCACGCCGACCTTGCCCGCAATTGCCGCCTAA
- a CDS encoding NDP-sugar synthase: MKAMILAAGKGTRVQPITHVIPKPMIPILQKPVMEFLLELLKEHGFTEVMVNVSHLAEEIENYFRDGQRFGVEIAYSFEGSIQDGELIGDALGSAGGLKKIQDFQTFFDDTFVVLCGDALIDLDLTEAVRRHRAKGALASLVTKTVPKDQVSSYGVVVSDDDGKIQAFQEKPSVEEALSDTINTGIYLFEPEIFEHIPSGTSFDIGADLFPTLVKQGAPFYALPMDFEWVDIGKVPDYWQAIRSVLQGEVRQVGVPGKEVKPGVFTGLNVAANWDKINVEGPVYVGGMTKIEDGATLIGPTMIGPSCYICEGATIDNSIIFDYSRIGAGVQLVEKLVFGRYCVDKEGDHIDLQEASLDWLITDARRQDLVEPSPQQKAMAELLGTDLTQAS; the protein is encoded by the coding sequence ATGAAGGCCATGATCCTGGCCGCAGGCAAAGGAACCCGAGTGCAGCCGATCACGCATGTGATCCCGAAACCGATGATTCCGATCCTGCAGAAACCGGTGATGGAGTTCCTGCTGGAGCTTCTCAAAGAGCATGGTTTCACTGAGGTCATGGTCAACGTGTCTCACTTGGCCGAAGAAATCGAAAACTATTTCCGCGATGGCCAGCGTTTCGGTGTCGAAATCGCTTATAGCTTTGAGGGCAGTATTCAGGACGGCGAACTGATCGGAGACGCCCTTGGTTCTGCAGGTGGTCTCAAAAAAATCCAAGATTTCCAGACCTTTTTTGATGACACCTTCGTGGTGTTGTGTGGTGATGCCCTGATCGACCTTGATCTAACCGAAGCCGTTAGGCGTCATCGCGCAAAGGGAGCTCTAGCCAGTCTTGTCACCAAAACGGTCCCGAAGGACCAGGTGAGCAGCTACGGCGTGGTAGTGAGCGATGACGACGGCAAAATCCAAGCCTTCCAAGAGAAGCCGAGTGTTGAGGAAGCTTTAAGCGACACCATTAACACCGGCATCTATCTCTTCGAGCCTGAGATTTTTGAACACATTCCCTCTGGGACATCCTTCGACATCGGTGCCGATCTCTTCCCGACGTTAGTGAAGCAGGGAGCTCCGTTTTATGCCCTACCCATGGATTTTGAATGGGTCGATATCGGCAAAGTACCTGATTACTGGCAAGCCATTCGCAGCGTTCTCCAGGGAGAAGTTCGCCAAGTTGGCGTCCCTGGGAAAGAGGTCAAACCAGGAGTGTTTACGGGCCTAAATGTGGCGGCCAATTGGGACAAAATCAACGTTGAAGGTCCTGTCTACGTGGGAGGGATGACCAAAATTGAAGATGGTGCGACGTTGATCGGTCCAACGATGATTGGCCCTAGCTGCTACATCTGCGAAGGCGCAACCATCGACAACTCGATCATTTTTGATTACTCAAGGATCGGGGCGGGCGTGCAACTGGTCGAGAAACTGGTGTTCGGCCGCTACTGCGTCGACAAAGAAGGTGATCACATTGATCTCCAAGAGGCTTCCCTCGATTGGTTGATCACCGATGCACGCCGCCAGGATTTGGTGGAGCCTTCTCCTCAACAGAAAGCCATGGCAGAGCTCTTGGGCACCGATCTCACCCAGGCAAGCTGA
- a CDS encoding methylenetetrahydrofolate reductase, translating into MSSALQSSLEAGSVTITAEVMPPRGGDASHALEMARALKGLVHAVNVTDGSRAVMRMSSLAVARLLLDEGIEPVLQMSCRDRNRIAIQADLLGAHALGIRNLLCLTGDPVRAGDQPKARPVNELESVRLLQQVTAFNRGDDPVKGELADGPTSIFAGAAADPQCASWSGLTRRMERKKTAGARFVQTQMVMDAAVLERFCREIAEPMELPVLAGVFLLKSARNAAFINRMVPGACIPDSLIARLEAAPDPAAEGIQIASEQVQQYLGVAQGVHLMAIKAEERIPAILKRAGVSLPG; encoded by the coding sequence TTGAGTTCAGCGCTGCAAAGCAGCCTCGAGGCTGGGTCCGTCACCATTACGGCTGAAGTGATGCCTCCACGGGGTGGAGACGCGTCGCATGCTCTCGAGATGGCGAGGGCCTTGAAGGGTCTTGTCCATGCCGTCAATGTCACGGATGGCAGTCGCGCAGTGATGCGGATGAGCAGTCTTGCTGTGGCTCGCCTCCTTTTGGACGAGGGCATCGAGCCCGTGCTGCAGATGTCCTGTCGCGATCGCAATCGCATTGCGATTCAAGCGGATCTCTTGGGTGCCCATGCTTTGGGGATTCGTAATCTCCTTTGCCTTACAGGTGACCCTGTTCGCGCTGGTGATCAGCCCAAGGCGCGTCCTGTGAATGAACTGGAATCGGTTCGATTGCTTCAGCAGGTCACGGCCTTCAACCGGGGGGATGATCCGGTGAAAGGTGAGCTTGCTGATGGTCCAACCTCCATCTTCGCCGGAGCCGCGGCTGACCCTCAGTGTGCGAGCTGGTCAGGCTTGACACGCCGTATGGAGCGAAAAAAAACCGCAGGGGCACGTTTTGTTCAGACGCAGATGGTGATGGATGCAGCTGTATTGGAACGGTTTTGCCGTGAAATAGCCGAGCCGATGGAGCTTCCGGTCCTAGCGGGTGTTTTCTTGCTCAAATCGGCGCGCAACGCAGCTTTTATTAATCGGATGGTGCCTGGTGCCTGCATCCCCGACAGCCTGATTGCTCGCTTGGAGGCCGCGCCAGACCCTGCGGCAGAGGGAATTCAAATCGCTTCTGAACAGGTGCAGCAATACCTAGGGGTAGCTCAAGGCGTGCATTTGATGGCAATCAAAGCAGAGGAACGCATTCCAGCGATTTTGAAGCGAGCAGGCGTCAGCTTGCCTGGGTGA
- a CDS encoding LuxR C-terminal-related transcriptional regulator gives MTNQEIAERLTISKRTVDNHVSNVFTKTGSKNRVALLNWAMDHGKICRDGFNCCTLPPDASDAT, from the coding sequence CTGACCAATCAAGAGATCGCTGAACGACTGACGATCAGTAAGCGCACGGTCGATAACCACGTCAGCAACGTATTCACAAAAACGGGCTCAAAAAATCGCGTTGCGCTGCTGAACTGGGCAATGGATCACGGAAAAATCTGTCGAGATGGCTTCAATTGCTGCACTCTTCCCCCTGACGCCTCCGACGCGACCTAA
- a CDS encoding CYTH domain-containing protein codes for MALEIERRFLVTNPGWQLVAGPPQPLRQGYLSASPDGFTVRMRLRADGRAWLTLKAPASGIARHEFEYDIPAMDAEELWALAPHRVVKTRYPLQLEGGDWVVDCFEGSNAPLILAEVELDSPDSPLTVPEWCGVEITGDQRWSNAALAHQPLSAWPQDWIDEYRLQSKKIF; via the coding sequence ATGGCACTGGAGATTGAACGGCGATTCTTGGTGACAAACCCCGGATGGCAACTTGTGGCGGGCCCCCCTCAACCGCTGCGACAGGGGTATTTGTCAGCTTCGCCAGATGGATTTACTGTGCGCATGCGTTTGCGCGCAGATGGAAGGGCATGGCTGACGTTGAAGGCTCCTGCCTCAGGGATTGCTCGCCACGAATTTGAATATGACATTCCGGCGATGGATGCGGAGGAGCTTTGGGCACTGGCCCCCCATCGCGTTGTTAAAACGCGCTATCCCCTTCAACTGGAAGGAGGCGACTGGGTCGTTGATTGCTTTGAAGGAAGCAATGCACCGTTAATCCTGGCTGAGGTCGAGCTCGACTCCCCCGATAGCCCCTTAACCGTCCCCGAGTGGTGTGGCGTTGAAATCACAGGGGATCAGCGCTGGAGCAATGCAGCGCTTGCGCATCAGCCGCTTTCAGCCTGGCCTCAAGATTGGATTGACGAATATCGGTTGCAAAGCAAAAAAATCTTTTGA